One segment of Vallicoccus soli DNA contains the following:
- the aroC gene encoding chorismate synthase has translation MLRWLTAGESHGPALVAILEGLPAGVRTSMHDVASALARRRLGAGRGARMSFEKDEVEFLGGVRHGLTQGGPVAIRVGNTEWPKWEQVMAADPVDEEVLAGLARNAPLTRPRPGHADLVGMQKYGFDEARPVLERASARETAARVALGSVAQAFLEQAAGVRVLSHVVALGEADAPDGVVPLPEDLARVDADPVRCLDPAAAAAMLEEVERAHKDGDTLGGVVEVLAYGLPPGLGSHVHWDRRLDSRLAGALMGIQAIKGVEVGDGFRTARRRGSEAHDEIERGEDGVLRRRTGRAGGTEGGMSTGEPLRVRAAMKPIATVPRALATVDVQTGEAAKAHHQRSDVCAVPAAGVVAEAMVALVLADALLEKSGGDSVAETARNVRSYLDALPDF, from the coding sequence ATGCTGCGCTGGTTGACCGCGGGGGAGTCGCACGGCCCCGCCCTCGTCGCGATCCTCGAGGGCCTCCCCGCGGGGGTCCGCACCTCGATGCACGACGTCGCGTCCGCCCTGGCCCGGCGCCGGCTCGGCGCCGGGCGCGGGGCGCGGATGTCGTTCGAGAAGGACGAGGTCGAGTTCCTCGGCGGCGTGCGGCACGGCCTCACCCAGGGCGGGCCGGTCGCGATCCGCGTGGGCAACACCGAGTGGCCCAAGTGGGAGCAGGTCATGGCGGCCGACCCGGTCGACGAGGAGGTCCTCGCCGGGCTCGCCCGCAACGCCCCGCTCACCCGCCCCCGCCCCGGGCACGCCGACCTCGTCGGCATGCAGAAGTACGGCTTCGACGAGGCCCGGCCGGTCCTCGAGCGGGCCAGCGCCCGCGAGACCGCCGCGCGCGTCGCGCTGGGCAGCGTGGCGCAGGCGTTCCTCGAGCAGGCCGCGGGCGTGCGCGTGCTCAGCCACGTCGTCGCGCTCGGCGAGGCCGACGCCCCCGACGGCGTCGTCCCGCTCCCCGAGGACCTCGCGCGGGTCGACGCCGACCCGGTGCGCTGCCTCGACCCCGCCGCCGCGGCGGCGATGCTCGAGGAGGTCGAGCGGGCCCACAAGGACGGCGACACGCTCGGCGGCGTCGTCGAGGTGCTCGCGTACGGCCTGCCGCCCGGCCTGGGCAGCCACGTCCACTGGGACCGCCGGCTCGACTCGCGCCTCGCCGGCGCCCTCATGGGCATCCAGGCGATCAAGGGCGTCGAGGTCGGCGACGGCTTCCGCACGGCGCGGCGCCGCGGCTCCGAGGCGCACGACGAGATCGAGCGCGGCGAGGACGGCGTCCTGCGCCGGCGCACCGGGCGCGCGGGCGGCACCGAGGGCGGCATGTCCACGGGCGAGCCGCTGCGCGTGCGCGCGGCGATGAAGCCGATCGCCACCGTGCCGCGGGCCCTGGCCACCGTCGACGTGCAGACCGGCGAGGCCGCGAAGGCGCACCACCAGCGCTCCGACGTCTGCGCGGTCCCCGCGGCGGGCGTCGTCGCCGAGGCCATGGTCGCGCTCGTGCTCGCCGACGCGCTGCTGGAGAAGTCCGGCGGCGACTCGGTCGCGGAGACGGCCCGCAACGTGCGGTCGTACCTCGACGCGCTGCCCGACTTCTGA
- a CDS encoding immune inhibitor A domain-containing protein has translation MRKISAGLVSLALASGTGVALGTPAATAAPSVGGAVTAAGAAGARVEDELPNALEDKRRALREAGLTKVLNGEARPEKRGSSTVVKVGEGNASSVASAGGRATAKAAKAKGQGEVDQYVELSREKTDKVFVILAEFGNQRHPDFPDVDTDPDTPGPTTFDGPLHNSIPQPDRSQDNSTPWQEDFDREYYQDLYFGEGDGVESLKTYYERQSSGRYSVDGTVSDWVKVPYNEARYGREDATTWNLIQDALAAWVKDQRAQGRTAAQIKADIAEYDQWDRYDHDGDGDFDEPDGYIDHFQIIHAGGDEADGDPYQGEDAIWSHRWYAFNTDAGITGPATNKLGGTQIGRTGVWVGDYTIQAENGGLSTVAHEYGHDLGLPDHYDTSGPGSANENGVNWWTLMAQSRVSAPGDQAIGTRAPDLGAWDKLQLGWLDYEVVPAGRKRVVDLGPHEYNSAKAQGIVVPLPKKEVTRELGEPASGESFFWSGQGDDLSNTMTRELDLTGATTASMSLKARFDIEGNEEDGYYDYLYAQASFDGGENWTSLDGTVDGVPFIRDASGQPAISNTSGGEWLDVVVPMDAAAGQTPLFRFLYRTDGGVAPVGFFADDIVVTKDGETVLEDGAEEGGEGWTLDGFTVTTGTEVDQYDNYYIASHRTYVSYDRYLQSGPYNFGWASTRPDWVEHFPYEDGLLVSYWDTSQADNNTSQHPGEGLILPVDAHPQPFYNLQGQPWRPRINGYDAPFSLDRPASFTLHLNGQPSWIRGQAAQPVFDDRRSYWSEEQPTASVKVPNAGVRMQVVQQNGTSMRVRITSTK, from the coding sequence GTGCGCAAGATCTCTGCCGGGCTCGTGAGCCTGGCGCTGGCGTCGGGGACGGGGGTGGCGCTGGGGACCCCCGCCGCCACCGCCGCACCCTCCGTGGGCGGGGCCGTGACCGCGGCCGGCGCAGCGGGGGCCCGCGTCGAGGACGAGCTCCCCAACGCGCTCGAGGACAAGCGGCGCGCGCTGCGCGAGGCAGGCCTCACCAAGGTGCTCAACGGCGAGGCGCGCCCGGAGAAGCGCGGCTCCAGCACCGTCGTGAAGGTCGGCGAGGGCAACGCCTCGTCCGTCGCCTCCGCGGGCGGCCGCGCGACCGCCAAGGCCGCCAAGGCCAAGGGCCAGGGCGAGGTCGACCAGTACGTCGAGCTCTCGCGCGAGAAGACGGACAAGGTCTTCGTCATCCTCGCCGAGTTCGGCAACCAGCGGCACCCGGACTTCCCGGACGTGGACACCGACCCCGACACGCCGGGGCCGACGACCTTCGACGGCCCGCTGCACAACAGCATCCCGCAGCCGGACCGCTCGCAGGACAACTCCACGCCCTGGCAGGAGGACTTCGACCGCGAGTACTACCAGGACCTGTACTTCGGCGAGGGCGACGGCGTCGAGTCCCTCAAGACGTACTACGAGCGGCAGTCCTCCGGGCGCTACAGCGTCGACGGCACCGTCAGCGACTGGGTGAAGGTCCCCTACAACGAGGCGCGCTACGGCCGCGAGGACGCGACCACCTGGAACCTCATCCAGGACGCGCTCGCCGCGTGGGTCAAGGACCAGCGGGCGCAGGGCCGCACCGCGGCGCAGATCAAGGCGGACATCGCCGAGTACGACCAGTGGGACCGGTACGACCACGACGGCGACGGCGACTTCGACGAGCCCGACGGCTACATCGACCACTTCCAGATCATCCACGCGGGCGGCGACGAGGCCGACGGGGACCCGTACCAGGGCGAGGACGCGATCTGGTCGCACCGCTGGTACGCGTTCAACACCGACGCGGGGATCACCGGCCCGGCGACGAACAAGCTCGGCGGCACGCAGATCGGGCGCACCGGCGTCTGGGTCGGCGACTACACGATCCAGGCCGAGAACGGCGGGCTCAGCACCGTCGCGCACGAGTACGGCCACGACCTGGGCCTGCCGGACCACTACGACACCTCGGGGCCGGGCTCGGCCAACGAGAACGGCGTCAACTGGTGGACGCTCATGGCGCAGAGCCGCGTCAGCGCCCCCGGCGACCAGGCCATCGGCACCCGCGCGCCCGACCTCGGCGCCTGGGACAAGCTCCAGCTCGGCTGGCTCGACTACGAGGTCGTGCCCGCCGGCCGCAAGCGCGTCGTCGACCTCGGCCCGCACGAGTACAACAGCGCCAAGGCGCAGGGCATCGTCGTCCCGCTGCCCAAGAAGGAGGTCACCCGCGAGCTCGGCGAGCCGGCCAGCGGCGAGAGCTTCTTCTGGTCCGGCCAGGGCGACGACCTGTCCAACACGATGACCCGCGAGCTCGACCTCACCGGCGCGACCACCGCGTCGATGTCGCTCAAGGCGCGCTTCGACATCGAGGGCAACGAGGAGGACGGCTACTACGACTACCTCTACGCCCAGGCCTCCTTCGACGGCGGCGAGAACTGGACCTCGCTCGACGGCACCGTCGACGGCGTGCCGTTCATCCGCGACGCGTCCGGCCAGCCGGCCATCTCCAACACCTCGGGCGGCGAGTGGCTCGACGTGGTCGTGCCCATGGACGCGGCCGCGGGCCAGACCCCGCTGTTCCGCTTCCTCTACCGCACCGACGGCGGCGTCGCGCCCGTCGGCTTCTTCGCCGACGACATCGTCGTGACGAAGGACGGCGAGACCGTGCTCGAGGACGGGGCCGAGGAGGGCGGCGAGGGCTGGACCCTCGACGGCTTCACGGTCACCACCGGCACCGAGGTCGACCAGTACGACAACTACTACATCGCCTCGCACCGGACCTACGTCTCGTACGACCGCTACCTGCAGTCCGGCCCGTACAACTTCGGCTGGGCGAGCACCCGGCCGGACTGGGTCGAGCACTTCCCGTACGAGGACGGCCTGCTCGTCTCCTACTGGGACACCTCCCAGGCGGACAACAACACGAGCCAGCACCCGGGCGAGGGGCTCATCCTGCCGGTGGACGCGCACCCGCAGCCGTTCTACAACCTGCAGGGCCAGCCGTGGCGCCCGCGCATCAACGGGTACGACGCCCCGTTCTCGCTCGACCGCCCGGCGTCCTTCACGCTCCACCTCAACGGGCAGCCGAGCTGGATCCGCGGCCAGGCCGCGCAGCCGGTCTTCGACGACCGCCGCTCGTACTGGTCCGAGGAGCAGCCGACCGCCAGCGTGAAGGTGCCGAACGCCGGCGTGCGCATGCAGGTCGTCCAGCAGAACGGCACGTCGATGCGGGTGCGGATCACCAGCACCAAGTGA
- a CDS encoding DUF5818 domain-containing protein, translating to MGAVRRKVRVRAAAVAGLVLLGGAVAGCGEQGGGAQGGGPGAVPTGGALGASTPATPPGDGGPAATGTPAGTPAGTPATTPTPTPPPPLSSTSPPVLARPSGPPKAPTDVPTARTITGTVREGVEPGCLELVADDGGSWVLPERLRGAVEVGARVRVQGTPSPQLVSPCAGTVLSVSSWAPAG from the coding sequence ATGGGAGCGGTGCGGAGGAAGGTACGGGTGCGGGCGGCGGCGGTGGCCGGGCTCGTCCTGCTGGGAGGTGCGGTGGCGGGCTGCGGCGAGCAGGGCGGTGGCGCGCAGGGCGGCGGGCCGGGGGCCGTCCCGACGGGCGGCGCCCTCGGCGCCTCGACCCCGGCGACGCCCCCCGGCGACGGCGGCCCTGCCGCGACCGGCACCCCCGCCGGCACCCCCGCCGGCACCCCCGCCACGACCCCGACCCCGACCCCGCCGCCGCCGCTGTCGAGCACGAGCCCTCCGGTGCTCGCGCGCCCGTCCGGGCCGCCCAAGGCGCCGACGGACGTGCCGACGGCGCGCACGATCACCGGCACCGTCCGCGAGGGCGTCGAGCCGGGCTGCCTCGAGCTCGTCGCGGACGACGGCGGCTCCTGGGTGCTGCCGGAGCGGCTGCGCGGGGCGGTGGAGGTCGGGGCGCGGGTGCGGGTGCAGGGCACCCCCTCGCCGCAACTGGTGAGCCCCTGCGCGGGGACGGTGCTGTCCGTGTCCTCCTGGGCGCCGGCCGGCTGA
- a CDS encoding transcriptional regulator, with the protein MSTEYAKALGLKLRSIRTQQGLSLHGVEEKSQSRWKAVVVGSYERGDRAVTVQKLAELADFYGVPVAELLPDSSPMAAAEPPPRLVLDLEKLAAVPSEKAGPLARYAATIQAQRGDYNGRVLSIRQDDLRTLAVIYDESPSVLTEQLIGWGVLNPEARRAVESIDR; encoded by the coding sequence GTGTCCACCGAGTACGCGAAGGCCCTCGGGCTCAAGCTCCGCTCCATCCGCACCCAGCAGGGCCTGTCCCTGCACGGCGTCGAGGAGAAGTCCCAGTCGCGGTGGAAGGCCGTCGTCGTCGGCTCGTACGAGCGCGGCGACCGCGCCGTCACCGTGCAGAAGCTCGCCGAGCTCGCCGACTTCTACGGCGTGCCCGTGGCCGAGCTGCTGCCCGACAGCAGCCCCATGGCCGCCGCCGAGCCGCCGCCGCGGCTCGTGCTCGACCTCGAGAAGCTCGCCGCCGTGCCGTCGGAGAAGGCTGGGCCGCTGGCCCGCTACGCCGCGACGATCCAGGCGCAGCGCGGCGACTACAACGGCCGCGTGCTCTCGATCCGCCAGGACGACCTGCGCACCCTCGCGGTGATCTACGACGAGTCGCCGAGCGTGCTCACCGAGCAGCTCATCGGCTGGGGCGTGCTCAACCCGGAGGCGCGCCGCGCCGTGGAGAGCATCGACCGCTGA
- a CDS encoding shikimate kinase, with product MAPRAVLVGPPGAGKTTVGRLLAERLGCAFRDTDEDVEAAAGRSVADVFVEDGEARFRELERAAVAGALVGHDGVLALGGGAVLDPGTRADLAGHRVAFLDVGIADAAPRIGFGAARPLLVGNPRAQWTRLMQARRPLYEEVATVTVQTGGVDADEVARRVAAALGEGS from the coding sequence ATGGCGCCGCGCGCCGTCCTCGTCGGCCCGCCCGGGGCTGGCAAGACCACCGTCGGCCGGCTGCTCGCCGAGCGGCTGGGCTGCGCCTTCCGCGACACCGACGAGGACGTCGAGGCCGCGGCAGGGCGCAGCGTGGCCGACGTCTTCGTCGAGGACGGCGAGGCGCGGTTCCGCGAGCTCGAGCGGGCGGCCGTGGCGGGCGCCCTCGTCGGGCACGACGGCGTGCTCGCCCTGGGCGGCGGCGCCGTGCTCGACCCGGGCACGCGCGCGGACCTCGCCGGGCACCGCGTCGCGTTCCTGGACGTCGGCATCGCCGACGCCGCGCCGCGGATCGGGTTCGGCGCGGCCCGCCCGCTGCTCGTCGGCAACCCGCGGGCGCAGTGGACCAGGCTCATGCAGGCCCGGCGCCCGCTCTACGAGGAGGTCGCGACCGTGACCGTGCAGACCGGCGGCGTGGACGCCGACGAGGTGGCCCGCCGCGTCGCGGCGGCCCTGGGGGAGGGCTCGTGA
- the pyrR gene encoding bifunctional pyr operon transcriptional regulator/uracil phosphoribosyltransferase PyrR → MTSASAAAPPPPERPVLEPDEISRALTRIAHQVAERNKGTDGLVLLGVPSRGVPLARRLAERLEQVEGTPVPAGSLDITLHRDDLRLRPARALERTEIPPGGVDGRTVVLVDDVLFSGRTVRAALDALADVGRPRAVQLAVLVDRGHRELPIRADYVGKNLPTSLREEVRVLLEELDGEDRVLIRQGAAGAGA, encoded by the coding sequence GTGACGTCCGCCAGCGCCGCGGCACCGCCGCCGCCCGAGCGCCCCGTCCTCGAGCCGGACGAGATCTCCCGGGCCCTCACGCGCATCGCCCACCAGGTCGCCGAGCGCAACAAGGGCACCGACGGGCTCGTCCTGCTCGGCGTCCCCTCGCGCGGGGTCCCCCTGGCCCGCCGGCTCGCCGAGCGCCTCGAGCAGGTCGAGGGCACCCCCGTCCCGGCCGGCAGCCTCGACATCACCCTGCACCGCGACGACCTGCGCCTGCGCCCCGCCCGGGCGCTCGAGCGCACCGAGATCCCGCCGGGCGGGGTCGACGGGCGCACCGTGGTCCTCGTCGACGACGTGCTCTTCTCCGGGCGCACCGTCCGCGCGGCGCTCGACGCGCTCGCCGACGTCGGGCGCCCCCGCGCGGTCCAGCTCGCCGTCCTCGTCGACCGGGGGCACCGCGAGCTGCCGATCCGGGCGGACTACGTCGGCAAGAACCTGCCGACCTCGCTGCGCGAGGAGGTCCGCGTGCTCCTCGAGGAGCTCGACGGCGAGGACCGCGTGCTCATCCGCCAGGGCGCAGCGGGGGCCGGCGCGTGA
- the aroB gene encoding 3-dehydroquinate synthase, whose amino-acid sequence MSGATRITVGGERPYDVVVGTGLLGELPALLGPAVRRVAVVHPRALAATGEAVREDLVAQGYEAIALETPDAEEAKTAQVAAFCWGVLGQAGFTRSDAVVGVGGGATTDLAGFVAATWLRGVRVVHVPTTLLGMVDAAVGGKTGINTAEGKNLVGAFHEPAGVLCDLATLESLPRNDLVSGLAEVVKVGFTSDPRILELVEADPAEASRADGPVLRELVERAVAVKARVVAADLRESAADGLGREVLNYGHTLGHAVEKVERYRWRHGAAVSVGLVFAAELARLAGRLPDAVADRHRTVLASLGLPTTYAGGPWPRLLEAMKVDKKARGDLLRFVVLEDLARPARLEGPDPALLAAAFGELAP is encoded by the coding sequence GTGAGCGGCGCGACGCGGATCACCGTCGGGGGGGAGCGGCCGTACGACGTCGTGGTCGGCACCGGGCTGCTCGGCGAGCTGCCGGCGCTGCTCGGCCCGGCGGTCCGGCGGGTCGCGGTGGTCCACCCGCGGGCGCTCGCCGCCACCGGCGAGGCGGTGCGCGAGGACCTCGTGGCCCAGGGCTACGAGGCGATCGCCCTGGAGACGCCCGACGCGGAGGAGGCGAAGACCGCCCAGGTGGCCGCCTTCTGCTGGGGCGTGCTGGGGCAGGCCGGCTTCACCCGCAGCGACGCGGTCGTCGGCGTCGGCGGCGGGGCGACGACCGACCTCGCCGGCTTCGTCGCCGCGACCTGGCTGCGCGGGGTGAGGGTCGTGCACGTGCCGACCACGCTGCTCGGCATGGTCGACGCCGCGGTCGGCGGCAAGACCGGCATCAACACCGCCGAGGGCAAGAACCTCGTCGGCGCCTTCCACGAGCCCGCCGGGGTGCTCTGCGACCTCGCGACGCTGGAGAGCCTCCCGCGAAACGACCTGGTCAGCGGGCTCGCCGAGGTGGTCAAGGTCGGCTTCACCAGCGACCCGCGCATCCTCGAGCTCGTCGAGGCCGACCCGGCCGAGGCGTCCCGCGCCGACGGCCCCGTGCTGCGCGAGCTCGTGGAGCGGGCCGTCGCGGTCAAGGCACGCGTCGTGGCCGCCGACCTGCGCGAGTCCGCGGCCGACGGGCTCGGGCGCGAGGTGCTCAACTACGGCCACACCCTGGGGCACGCCGTGGAGAAGGTGGAGCGCTACCGGTGGCGCCACGGCGCCGCCGTGTCCGTCGGGCTCGTCTTCGCCGCCGAGCTCGCCCGCCTCGCGGGCCGGCTGCCCGACGCGGTCGCCGACCGGCACCGCACGGTCCTCGCCTCGCTCGGGCTGCCCACGACGTACGCGGGCGGGCCCTGGCCGCGGCTTCTCGAGGCGATGAAGGTCGACAAGAAGGCCCGGGGCGACCTGCTGCGGTTCGTGGTGCTCGAGGACCTCGCGCGCCCGGCGCGCCTCGAGGGCCCCGACCCCGCGCTGCTCGCCGCCGCCTTCGGCGAGCTCGCGCCGTAG
- the nusB gene encoding transcription antitermination factor NusB, producing the protein MPARSKARKRALDVLFEAEAQGVAPSVALARRVDAADPPVNDYTVTLVEGVTAHRERIDELLATYARGWTLERMPAVDRNVLRLGAYELLVGDVPAEVVLDEATSLVAELSTDESPDFVHGLLGRLRDLGLTLAP; encoded by the coding sequence GTGCCGGCCCGGAGCAAGGCGCGCAAGCGCGCGCTGGACGTGCTCTTCGAGGCCGAGGCGCAGGGCGTGGCGCCGTCGGTGGCGCTCGCGCGCCGCGTCGACGCCGCCGACCCGCCGGTGAACGACTACACGGTGACCCTCGTCGAGGGGGTCACCGCGCACCGCGAGCGCATCGACGAGCTGCTCGCGACGTACGCGCGGGGGTGGACCCTCGAGCGCATGCCGGCGGTGGACCGCAACGTGCTGCGCCTGGGGGCGTACGAGCTCCTCGTCGGCGACGTGCCGGCCGAGGTCGTGCTCGACGAGGCCACGAGCCTCGTCGCGGAGCTGTCCACGGACGAGTCGCCGGACTTCGTCCACGGCCTGCTGGGCCGCCTGCGCGACCTGGGGCTCACGCTCGCCCCGTGA
- a CDS encoding M24 family metallopeptidase, with the protein MHPRRPQPAPPEALAARRDRVRAALPGLGADAALVTRLVDVRYLTGFTGSNGALLVGAGRDVLATDGRYRTQAAEEAPGVELLVQRAVALALAREAARGGRVRVAVDEQHVTVALHRELAGTGVDLVALGPLVQGLRSVKDEHELALLRAACAISTQALEQLLPTVAPGRSERDIALDLESRMLALGAEAVGFPSIVATGPHSAVPHHRPTDRQVARGDLLKIDFGARYGGYHADCTRTVVLGEPAAWQRDLHALVHEAQRAGREALAPGVPVADVDRAARRVVEEAGHGEDFPHGLGHGVGLEIHEAPMMGYDAEARLADRTPVTVEPGVYLAGRGGVRIEDTLVVGATTELLTATTRELLVL; encoded by the coding sequence GTGCACCCGCGACGCCCCCAGCCCGCACCGCCCGAGGCGCTCGCCGCGCGCCGCGACCGAGTTCGGGCCGCGCTGCCCGGGCTGGGCGCCGACGCGGCGCTGGTGACGCGCCTGGTCGACGTGCGCTACCTCACCGGCTTCACCGGGTCGAACGGGGCGCTGCTCGTGGGCGCCGGGCGCGACGTGCTGGCCACCGACGGCCGCTACCGCACGCAGGCCGCCGAGGAGGCGCCGGGCGTCGAGCTGCTCGTGCAGCGGGCCGTCGCCCTCGCCCTCGCCCGCGAGGCGGCGCGCGGGGGACGGGTCCGGGTGGCGGTCGACGAGCAGCACGTGACCGTGGCCCTGCACCGCGAGCTCGCCGGGACCGGCGTCGACCTCGTCGCCCTGGGCCCGCTCGTGCAGGGGCTGCGCTCGGTCAAGGACGAGCACGAGCTGGCGCTGCTGCGCGCGGCGTGCGCCATCAGCACGCAGGCGCTCGAGCAGCTGCTGCCGACGGTGGCGCCGGGGCGCTCGGAGCGCGACATCGCCCTCGACCTCGAGTCCCGCATGCTGGCCCTCGGCGCCGAGGCGGTGGGCTTCCCCTCGATCGTCGCGACGGGGCCGCACTCGGCCGTCCCGCACCACCGGCCCACGGACCGGCAGGTCGCGCGCGGCGACCTGCTCAAGATCGACTTCGGCGCCCGCTACGGCGGCTACCACGCCGACTGCACCCGTACGGTGGTCCTCGGCGAGCCGGCCGCCTGGCAGCGCGACCTGCACGCCCTCGTGCACGAGGCGCAGCGCGCGGGGCGCGAGGCCCTGGCCCCGGGCGTGCCCGTCGCGGACGTCGACCGCGCCGCGCGCCGGGTCGTCGAGGAGGCCGGGCACGGCGAGGACTTCCCGCACGGGCTCGGGCACGGGGTCGGCCTGGAGATCCACGAGGCGCCGATGATGGGGTACGACGCGGAGGCTAGACTGGCCGACCGCACGCCGGTCACCGTCGAGCCCGGGGTCTACCTCGCAGGGCGCGGCGGCGTCCGCATCGAGGACACGCTCGTGGTCGGTGCGACGACCGAGCTGCTCACCGCCACGACCCGCGAGCTGCTCGTCCTCTGA
- the efp gene encoding elongation factor P, whose translation MATTNDLKNGLVLNIDGQLWSVVEFQHVKPGKGGAFVRTKLKNVLSGKVVDRTFNAGVKVETATVDKRDMQYLYPDGDDFVFMDMESFDQMHVPAATVGSAKDYMLENQDAVVAIHEGTPLYIELPAAVELEIQYTEPGMQGDRSTGGTKPATLETGAEIQVPLFITTGEKVKVDTRSGDYLGRVTS comes from the coding sequence GTGGCCACCACCAACGACCTCAAGAACGGCCTCGTCCTCAACATCGACGGCCAGCTCTGGTCCGTCGTCGAGTTCCAGCACGTCAAGCCCGGCAAGGGCGGCGCCTTCGTGCGCACCAAGCTGAAGAACGTGCTCTCGGGCAAGGTCGTCGACCGCACCTTCAACGCCGGCGTGAAGGTCGAGACCGCCACGGTCGACAAGCGCGACATGCAGTACCTCTACCCGGACGGCGACGACTTCGTGTTCATGGACATGGAGTCGTTCGACCAGATGCACGTCCCCGCGGCCACGGTCGGCTCGGCCAAGGACTACATGCTGGAGAACCAGGACGCGGTCGTGGCGATCCACGAGGGCACGCCGCTCTACATCGAGCTGCCCGCCGCCGTGGAGCTGGAGATCCAGTACACCGAGCCGGGCATGCAGGGCGACCGCTCCACCGGCGGCACCAAGCCGGCGACGCTGGAGACCGGGGCGGAGATCCAGGTCCCGCTGTTCATCACCACCGGCGAGAAGGTCAAGGTCGACACCCGCTCGGGCGACTACCTCGGGCGCGTGACCAGCTAG